In Candidatus Methylacidiphilales bacterium, the sequence CAGCGACGGCAGGCGGTGGGGCATACCATCTACACTTACCTGCGCGATGAATTGCAACGCCGTCGCGGGGAGGGGTCGGGGGACGCGGTCATCCGCCGTTTATCCGCGGAAGATCCCGGGTGGTTTCTGAACGTGATCGACCGGCGTGTATCGAGCGACAACTGGTGGGTGATGCACGAGGGGTGTCTGACCGCCCGCCTGAGGCGCTGGGCCCGGGGCGGCAGGCGTTGGGCCTTGTTACCAGCGGCCCTGGTGGGGACGGCGATGGATCTGGTGGTGCATCTCTGGGCCAATGACACCCTGAAGAACAAGCGCTTGAAAGGCATCTGGAAAGACACCAAGAGCCAGAGCCTCGTTCCCGCAGCTTTGGGTCACCAAGAAATCAGCGGAAAAAGTCGATGAGATGGTGGCTGTGGATGACGTCGATTCCGAGGGCTGACTTGAGGAAGTAAAGGGCGGTCAGGACGAGCACGCCAACCAGGGCGGTTGCGAAGCCCACGATGACCACTCCGGCCAATAGCACAGGAAGGCTGTGGGTGAGATGGTGGACGGCCCGTTGGGTTTCCAGGCGCCAGCGTTCCCACCCCTTGGTGTGACGCTGGAGAAGTTCCTGTTCGAGGGCTTCGGCGTGGGCTCGACGGGCGCTGAGCGATCGCTGGGCGGACTCCAAGCAGATACGGCGGATTACGGAGAAATCGGTGGTTTTCGACACGTAATGGTCCACTTGCGCCCGGTTGATGGCTAGGGTCAGGCGCTCATGGTCGGCCATGCCGCTCAGGAGCAACCGCTGCAAATGCGGATGCCGCCCTCGGATGCGGGCCATGAAATCCAATCCGCTTTCTCCCGGCATCCGGTCGTCGCACAGCAGTACGCAGTAATCCGCCCGGGAAAGCAGGTCCTCGGCCTCGCGGGCGTCGGCGCAGGTGTGGACGGTGAAGTAATCCTGCAAGAGCCGCTGCAGGAGTTCGCGGATGGCGGGCTCGTCGTCGACGACCAATATGCGGGGCTTGGGCGCGTC encodes:
- a CDS encoding response regulator; translation: MTDAPKPRILVVDDEPAIRELLQRLLQDYFTVHTCADAREAEDLLSRADYCVLLCDDRMPGESGLDFMARIRGRHPHLQRLLLSGMADHERLTLAINRAQVDHYVSKTTDFSVIRRICLESAQRSLSARRAHAEALEQELLQRHTKGWERWRLETQRAVHHLTHSLPVLLAGVVIVGFATALVGVLVLTALYFLKSALGIDVIHSHHLIDFFR